A DNA window from Arachis hypogaea cultivar Tifrunner chromosome 18, arahy.Tifrunner.gnm2.J5K5, whole genome shotgun sequence contains the following coding sequences:
- the LOC140181224 gene encoding uncharacterized mitochondrial protein AtMg00240-like, whose amino-acid sequence MDLLRDFGYLDCKPLSTPFEYSQKLSKESGTILTDNTIYRQLIGRLLYLTNTRPDISYAVGRLSQFLDCATTSHLQAAFRVLQYLKGRPATGLFFSSTSNLHLTGFASNWICRR is encoded by the coding sequence ATGGACCTTCTCAGAGATTTtggttatctagattgcaagcCTCTCTCTACTCCATTTGAGTATAGTCAGAAACTCTCAAAGGAATCAGGTACCATTTTAACAGACAACACTATTTACAGACAACTCATCGGCCGACTCCTTTACCTCACAAATACTAGACCCGATATCTCTTATGCTGTGGGACGTTTGAGCCAATTTTTGGACTGTGCAACCACTTCTCACCTACAGGCTGCTTTTCGTGTACTCCAATATTTAAAAGGCCGACCTGCAACtggtctcttcttctcctctacttCTAATCTGCATCTAACTGGATTTGCATCTAACTGGATTTGCCGACGCTGA